From Toxorhynchites rutilus septentrionalis strain SRP chromosome 2, ASM2978413v1, whole genome shotgun sequence, a single genomic window includes:
- the LOC129767264 gene encoding uncharacterized protein LOC129767264 → MTMFFQKCCRLCLDETKTRMEIQTVDSLPEMLERLYGLKFDSDDKCSRSICTDCCDETKETHKWLKFYEEQKQAIAANQQRFQEELVQQLGPEEAASSPVPTKVTPTSRAERVSRRSANKSTEPERPVSVSVKKERIVTRSKKEQDWEPPSSSSGKRYSETPSYSPSEDNDDDEDDETISSETATSTTDSEFKCPKCEVVFDDMGALEKHTCQFVCSICSAEMSYRNSLRRHLTVIHKISAKNWQNYWNPRSDWEGAQSLLVETTKPKKRYRYESDSPTDIEEDSDQVENEKREISCNHCSEKFDSTIELKAHDCDYACNICGSKFANRTNVRRHKINVHKMDPNDVSLRPVPRTPSRAAPQSASRPASRPVSRAASMAPSENPSEDEPLAALAAKDGESAEGYVLGKDKYRFFCTHCDYTNKRKVRLIKHIVNVHNVPKDQIDVENVRKETLTDSERSKTPINLHRFRSASVPRKTPDRCKTPSVPSQHRSRARSTYLDDLDYNNKRKRSLSACSNKSSKVARSRSAAPSEGGVAIRRIPSDLLTQVSAKLRPTVTGIQSNRLHVAILPGCEMMPPDQPIHIRATSFIPPESSTTKKLFKLRAPVRNERQQIERLRDIFRRPFGRKPGASIAGVKPLVEDAVHPAPVPQLTLESVQPVPVQTAPLTRELFRPPNSADPAEYEIIVMAEPESVTSVPMVTATEPPDNLPAAEPMEVDDPLTTRKWTGPRRKITQRRKVLPPVSDSLEVDTKVPLAEAIEMSVPEIEESGSASNLKPEIEESDSAPNPKPEIVECGSVASNPANDSNESAELVESVEQGETEPVQETNEQNGQNEQNEQVEQNEQYEHNGQNEQNEQKETGDENNVDSMSTEQSKEEGTQSAEENEDFEEVVVEVAPSSSEGENEEQDDDMMILPD, encoded by the exons atgactatgtttttccaaaaatgctgcCGGCTTTGTCTCGATGAGACAAAGACGCGCATGGAGATACAAACGGTCGATTCGTTACCTGAAATGCTAGAGCGGTTATACGGTTTGAAG TTCGACAGTGATGATAAATGTAGTAGAAGCATATGTACCGACTGCTGCGACGAAACAAAGGAAACCCACAAATGGCTAAAGTTTTACGAGGAACAGAAACAGGCTATCGCCGCCAATCAGCAACGTTTTCAGGAAGAATTAGTCCAGCAGTTGGGACCCGAGGAGGCGGCAAGCTCACCTGTTCCTACCAAGGTGACACCAACAAGCAGGGCGGAGCGTGTTAGCAGAAGATCCGCTAACAAATCTACCGAGCCGGAGCGGCCGGTTTCGGTCTCGGTGAAGAAAGAGCGCATCGTGACTCGTAGTAAAAAGGAACAGGACTGGGAGCCTCCGTCGTCGTCGTCTGGTAAGAGATATTCCGAAACTCCTAGTTACTCACCATCGGAAGACAACGATGACGATGAAGACGATGAGACGATCAGCTCGGAAACAGCGACCAGTACCACGGATTCAGAGTTCAAGTGTCCCAAGTGCGAGGTGGTTTTCGATGACATGGGTGCTTTGGAGAAGCACACCTGCCAGTTTGTTTGCAGTATTTGCAGTGCTGAGATGAGTTATAGGAACAGCCTGAGACGGCATTTGACAGTGATACACAAGATCAGCGCTAAGAACTGGCAGAACTATTGGAATCCACGGAGCGACTGGGAAGGTGCTCAAAGTCTACTGGTGGAAACTACCAAACCTAAAAAGAG GTATAGATACGAAAGCGATTCTCCCACAGATATAGAGGAAGACAGCGATCAAGTTGAGAATGAGAAGAGAGAAATTAGTTGCAATCATTGTAGTGAAAAGTTCGATAGCACCATCGAATTGAAAGCCCATGATTGCGATTATGCATGTAATATTTGTGGGTCTAAATTTGCTAACCGAACCAACGTGAGACGGCATAAGATAAATGTGCATAAGATGGATCCGAACGATGTGTCTCTAAGACCTGTGCCGCGAACACCTTCTCGTGCTGCTCCACAGTCTGCATCAAGACCTGCGTCACGACCCGTTTCGCGGGCTGCATCTATGGCGCCATCGGAAAATCCATCCGAGGATGAACCTTTGGCAGCACTCGCCGCTAAAGACGGCGAATCAGCGGAAGGATATGTGCTTGGAAAGGACAAATATCGCTTTTTTTGTACGCATTGCGATTATACCAACAAAAGGAAAGTTCGTCTTATAAAGCATATCGTGAATGTGCACAACGTTCCGAAGGATCAAATTGACGTAGAGAATGTGCGCAAAGAAACATTAACTGACAGCGAACGTTCGAAAACACCAATCAATCTGCACAGATTTCGCTCGGCTTCCGTTCCTCGCAAAACGCCAGATCGCTGTAAAACTCCTTCGGTGCCGAGCCAACACAGAAGTCGTGCCAGGTCCACCTACCTTGACGATCTGGATTACAATAATAAAAGGAAGCGCTCGCTTTCCGCGTGCTCAAACAAATCATCTAAAGTGGCACGATCCCGTTCGGCTGCCCCTTCGGAAGGTGGTGTGGCGATTCGTCGCATCCCGTCGGATTTGCTTACTCAAGTTTCCGCCAAACTTCGGCCCACTGTAACCGGTATACAATCCAATCGGCTTCATGTAGCCATATTGCCAGGCTGTGAGATGATGCCTCCCGATCAGCCTATCCATATTCGGGCTACATCGTTTATCCCGCCGGAATCTTCCACGACAAAGAAACTGTTCAAACTTCGTGCCCCTGTTCGCAATGAACGGCAACAGATCGAACGTCTTCGGGATATATTCCGGAGACCATTCGGCAGAAAGCCAGGAGCTAGCATAGCTGGTGTAAAACCACTGGTTGAAGATGCAGTTCATCCTGCTCCCGTTCCTCAATTGACACTGGAAAGTGTCCAACCAGTTCCAGTGCAGACTGCTCCTCTCACGAGAGAACTTTTCAGACCACCCAATTCGGCCGACCCGGCCGAGTATGAGATTATCGTTATGGCTGAACCCGAAAGTGTAACGAGTGTACCAATGGTTACTGCTACTGAACCTCCTGACAACTTACCGGCTGCGGAACCAATGGAAGTGGATGATCCGTTAACTACGCGGAAGTGGACTGGTCCACGCAGGAAAATTACACAGCGGAGAAAGGTGTTGCCGCCTGTTAGCGATTCCCTAGAAGTGGACACCAAGGTGCCACTCGCAGAGGCAATCGAAATGAGTGTGCCAGAGATCGAAGAAAGTGGTTCTGCTTCTAATCTCAAACCAGAAATAGAAGAAAGCGATTCTGCTCCTAACCCGAAACCCGAGATCGTAGAATGCGGTTCCGTTGCTTCTAACCCGGCGAATGATTCGAATGAATCTGCGGAACTAGTGGAATCGGTGGAACAAGGGGAAACTGAGCCAGTGCAGGAGACGAACGAACAGAATGGACAGAATGAACAGAATGAACAAGTTGAACAGAATGAACAGTATGAACATAATGGACAGAATGAACAGAACGAACAAAAGGAAACTGGAGATGAAAACAATGTGGATTCCATGAGTACTGAACAAAGCAAGGAGGAGGGAACACAGTCGGCCGAGGAAAACGAAGATTTCGAGGAAGTTGTTGTGGAAGTTGCACCTTCAAGTTCTGAAGGTGAGAATGAAGAACAGGACGATGACATGATGATACTGCCGGATTGA
- the LOC129768103 gene encoding leucine-rich repeat-containing protein 40-like, producing MILRCALIVFFATTIRVEATLPCSSKSEYLDDSLWFTETTCVILNLDESHVDTVSDRLNLPSEEEIALLDPTLPYLSAKLLNISNATKILRIHEGHVPRVYLKPTLLEFLVIDSGTEELLIDAVDNRVTTLLEVSANLLNHVPANVNRLKNLTKLYLCGNLIETVHMDQFNGLEKLHTLYLLANHISTISTTNIVLLPSLCVFSASGNQLETLDISHWEIDKLTTLNVRRNKLQFITGLENRFNQLEVLELRENKVNCQWLEDVSKNRTFAGKLVVSKPCDIHSWSELCCEGDETYSGYLEYRRLTNID from the exons ATGATTCTCCGTTGCGCTCTGAT CGTATTCTTCGCCACTACCATCAGGGTGGAAGCTACCTTGCCATGCAGCAGCAAAAGCGAATATCTCGATGATAGCCTCTGGTTTACGGAAACAACATGTGTCATACTCAACCTGGATGAATCTCACGTCGATACAGTTTCCGACAGGCTCAATCTGCCCAGCGAAGAGGAAATTGCTCTCCTGGATCCAACTCTACCATATCTTTCTGCCAAACTGTTGAACATCAGTAACGCGACCAAGATCCTCCGTATCCACGAAGGTCATGTTCCCCGGGTGTACCTCAAACCCACCCTGCTGGAATTTCTCGTGATCGACAGCGGCACGGAAGAGCTGTTGATCGACGCCGTGGATAACAGGGTTACAACGCTGCTGGAAGTATCGGCGAATCTGCTCAATCACGTTCCAGCGAACGTAAATCGACTCAAGAATTTAACGAAGTTGTATTTATGTGGCAATTTGATCGAAACTGTTCACATGGATCAGTTCAATGGGCTGGAAAAGCTGCATACGTTATATCTGCTTGCGAATCACATCAGCACAATTTCGACGACAAACATTGTTCTGTTACCAAGCTTGTGTGTGTTCAGCGCAAGTGGAAATCAGTTAGAAACACTCGATATCAGCCACTGGGAGATAGACAAATTAACCACATTGAATGTGAGGAGGAATAAGCTGCAGTTCATAACGGGCTTGGAAAATCGTTTCAACCAGCTGGAAGTACTTGAGCTGAGGGAAAACAAGGTGAATTGTCAGTGGCTGGAAGATGTGTCCAAAAATCGAACGTTTGCAGGGAAATTAGTTGTATCGAAGCCATGTGACATTCATTCTTGGTCTGAGCTGTGCTGCGAGGGCGATGAAACTTATTCAGGTTATCTAGAATATCGCCGTTTGACGAATATTGATTGA